The nucleotide sequence ATGCACAATTATTTGCTGCGCTACTATCTTGCCGAGCACGGCCTCGATCCCGATACCGATGTGCAGATCCGCGCGGTGCCGCCGCCGGACATGGTCGCCAACCTGCGCGCCGACAATATCGACGGCTTTCTCGGGCCCGATCCGATGAACCAGCGCGCGGTGTTTGACGGCGCAGGCTTCATCCACATGCTGACCAAGGACATCTGGGAAGGGCACCCGTGCTGCGCCTTCGCCGCGTCCAGGGAGTTCGTCACCGCGATGCCGAACACCTATGGCGCGCTGCTCAAATCGATCATCGAGGCGACCGCGTATGCGCACAAGGCGGAGAACCGCAAGGAGATTGCGGCGGCAATCGCGCCGGCTAATTATCTCAACCAGCCGCCAATCGTGCTGGAGCAGATTTTGACCGGTACTTTCGCCGATGGTCTAGGCAACATCGTCACGCAGCCGAACCGCGTCGATTTCGATCCGTTCCCGTGGCAATCCTTCGCCGTCTGGATCATGACCCAGATGAAGCGCTGGGGCCAGATCAAGGGCGACATCGACTACGCCGGGATCGCTTCACAGGTCTATCTCGCCACCGACGCCACCCGGCTGATGAAGGATGCCGGGCTGACGCCGCCGACCGCGACCACCAAGAGTTTTTCGGTGATGGGCAAGACGTTCGATCCTGCCAAGCCGGAGGATTATCTGAACAGCTTCAAGATCAGGAAGGCGTCGTGAGCGACGCTACTCAACTACATTCGCCGCTGTCGTCCCTGCGAAAGCAGGGACCCATAAGCTGTGTCGGCTCTCTTGGGCACGATGTCAGAGGCCTTCCTTCATTACTACCCCGCGGAGTATGGGTCCTCGCATTCGCGGGGACGACATGTTGAGAGACTGTCCCCAATGACCTTTTCCCTTCGCTTCCGCGCAGCCGTCGTCTCGATCGTGCTGTTCGCCGCGTTCCTCGGCATCTGGCATCTCGCCACGCGCCCGACCGCGGCCGCCACCAACATGTCACCGGAATACGCCAAGCTGATGGGGCTGACGGCAACCCAGGGCAAGTCGGCGATGCCGGGTCCGGCAGATGTCGGCGCCAAATTGTGGGAGCATCTCAGGCAGCCGTTCTATGACAACGGGCCGAACGACAAGGGCCTCGGCATCCAGCTCGGCTACTCCATCGCCCGCGTCGGCCTCGGCTATTTTCTCGCCGTCATTGTCGCCATTCCGCTCGGCTTCCTGATCGGGATGTCGCCCTTGATCAGCAAGGCGCTCGATCCGTTCATCCAGGTCTTGAAGCCGATTTCGCCGCTCGCCTGGATGCCGCTGGCGCTCTACACCATCAAGGATTCCTCGATCTCGGCGATTTTTGTCATTTTCATCTGCTCGGTGTGGCCGATGCTGCTCAACACCGCGTTCGGCGTCGCCGCGGTGCGCAAGGAGTGGATCAACGTCGCGCGCACGCTGGAAGTCGGCACCGTCAGGCGCGCCTTCACGGTGATCCTGCCGGCCGCGGCGCCGACGATTCTCACCGGCATGCGGATTTCGATCGGCATCGCCTGGCTGGTGATCGTAGCGGCCGAGATGCTGGTCGGCGGTACCGGCATCGGCTACTTCGTCTGGAACGAGTGGAACAACCTATCGATCACCAACGTCATCATCGCGATTCTGCTGATCGGAATCGTCGGCATGCTGCTCGACCAGATCCTGGCGCGCTTCACGCGCATGGTCACGTTTCCGGAATAGCTGTGATGACCGACAAATTCATTTCCATCGAAGGCATCGCGCGGCGCTATCCCGGTGCGGACGGGGCTGCGACCACCGTGTTCGAAGACCTCTGGCTGTCGATGGGGCGCGGCGAATTCGGCTGCGTGATCGGGCATTCCGGATGCGGCAAGACCACGGTCTTGAACATCCTGGCCGGGCTAGACGAGCCGAGCGAAGGCGCCGTCATCGTCGACGGGCAGGCCATCGAAGGCACCAGCCTCGACCGCGCGGTGATTTTCCAGAGCCACGCGCTCCTGCCGTGGCGCACCGTGCTCGGCAACGTCGCCTATGCCGTGACCTCGAAATGGCGCAACTGGGACCGCGCCAAGGTCAAGGCGCATGCGCAAAAATTTATCGACCTCGTCGGCCTGACGGGCTCCGAGCACAAGCGTCCGTCGGAACTGT is from Bradyrhizobium sp. AZCC 2176 and encodes:
- the ntrB gene encoding nitrate ABC transporter permease, which gives rise to MTFSLRFRAAVVSIVLFAAFLGIWHLATRPTAAATNMSPEYAKLMGLTATQGKSAMPGPADVGAKLWEHLRQPFYDNGPNDKGLGIQLGYSIARVGLGYFLAVIVAIPLGFLIGMSPLISKALDPFIQVLKPISPLAWMPLALYTIKDSSISAIFVIFICSVWPMLLNTAFGVAAVRKEWINVARTLEVGTVRRAFTVILPAAAPTILTGMRISIGIAWLVIVAAEMLVGGTGIGYFVWNEWNNLSITNVIIAILLIGIVGMLLDQILARFTRMVTFPE
- a CDS encoding CmpA/NrtA family ABC transporter substrate-binding protein, whose protein sequence is MSTFDNPFDPNRRLHAGGCSCGQHLSEAEHQAAQLQIRSAAESEQKRYEGVVASAVMRAMFPQDVARRAFLKSVGAATAVAAVSQVFPLKTATEVFAAGGPLEKKDLKVGFIPITCATPIIMAAPMGFYAKNGLNVEVIKTAGWAVIRDKTINKEYDAAHMLSPMPLAITMGAGSNPIPYTMPAVENINGQAITLSIKHKDKRDPKSWKGFKFAVPFDYSMHNYLLRYYLAEHGLDPDTDVQIRAVPPPDMVANLRADNIDGFLGPDPMNQRAVFDGAGFIHMLTKDIWEGHPCCAFAASREFVTAMPNTYGALLKSIIEATAYAHKAENRKEIAAAIAPANYLNQPPIVLEQILTGTFADGLGNIVTQPNRVDFDPFPWQSFAVWIMTQMKRWGQIKGDIDYAGIASQVYLATDATRLMKDAGLTPPTATTKSFSVMGKTFDPAKPEDYLNSFKIRKAS